The following coding sequences lie in one Rutidosis leptorrhynchoides isolate AG116_Rl617_1_P2 chromosome 6, CSIRO_AGI_Rlap_v1, whole genome shotgun sequence genomic window:
- the LOC139852736 gene encoding histone H3.2-like: MARTKQTARKSTGGKAPRKQLATKAARKSAPATGGVKKPHRFRPGTVALREIRKYQKSTELLIRKLPFQRLVREIAQDFKTDLRFQSSAVAALQEASEAYLVGLFEDTNLCAIHAKRVTIMPKDMQLARRIRGERA; this comes from the coding sequence ATGGCTCGAACAAAGCAAACTGCTAGGAAATCAACCGGAGGAAAGGCACCACGAAAGCAATTGGCAACAAAAGCTGCTCGGAAATCAGCTCCGGCCACCGGAGGAGTGAAGAAACCGCACAGATTCAGGCCAGGAACTGTGGCACTACGAGAGATccgcaagtatcaaaagagtaccgaacttttgatCCGTAAACTTCCGTTTCAGAGACTCGTGAGAGAAATCGCACAGGATTTCAAAACAGATTTGAGGTTTCAAAGTAGCGCGGTTGCTGCGTTACAAGAAGCATCTGAAGCGTATTTGGTAGGGTTGTTTGAAGATACGAATTTGTGTGCGATTCATGCTAAAAGAGTTACCATCATGCCTAAGGATATGCAGTTGGCTCGTAGAATTAGAGGTGAAAGAGCTTAG